The segment CCTCCACACATACCTATGGCCCGAATCAGGGCAGGATATGAAATTAAGCGGTCCGGACACGGCCTTCAAAAGCATCAGCACCTCTGAATAACTTTCTTTGGTGAAGGAACTGGAACGGATCAGGTGAATTTTCATATAAGCAGGATATTTAACAGGTTGAAATAGTAGAAGAAGTCATTAGTACCAGGTCAATAGGTGAAAAGCTAGAGTGCTTTTCTTCTGTTGAAGGACACCCTGGTAAGGGTCAGCTTTTCTGTTACATAAGGCACCTTCTTCCTGGAGAGGTAATTAGTGATGGTATACTCATTATAATGAGGGTAATACTCCAAAAACCCTTTCAAAGAGCTGAACACCTCTATGTCACCTGTTCCGTTCCAATTTGCTACAATCACGTTCTTCATAGTTAGTTATATGGTTTAAAGGTTAAAAAGACATTTTCGTCTTCCTGATTCTTGTGCAAAAGGCATAAGGATCAGGAACATAAACTCACGGTTGGACATCCGGTCTTTTAAAAAGAGGCTCTAAGACACCTCCCCAAAAGCACATAGATGTGCCGAGCACGGCCGCCGAATCCTTTAAAGCCTGGAGTGGAGGCTTTAGGATTAAACATGGTTTGCCTGGGACTAAACAGAAAGACAAAAGAGCCTGACTGCAAAAGCCAATGAAATCAAAAAAAGGAAAGCTTTGGGTGATGAAACACTAAAGCTTTTTTTCGGCAGAAGCCGCGCATTGTTTTGGCACCGATGGAGCTTAAACCCGGTTGCCGTACCTACAGGTACTCTTAATGCTTTTGCATGAATTGAATTCCGCACATTTAGCGGATATTATTCAATTATGATGCAAATATAGAGGATTTAAATATATAATCAAAGCAATATCAAGAATTTTATTTTATTCTTTGTAAAAGTCTTTCCCTGTGTCATCCATACCAGGCAATCATATATAAGGTACTGGCATGAAGGCTTCATACGTTGATTGTATTGATCTTTGGTATAAGATGAATGGCCTCCCCTTTGTACATCCTCATCAGCTTAGGCTAACTAAATAGCTCCCGTAGTACCTTATTGATAAAATGACAAAGTACAGACAAGTCATAGTGCGGCAATGGAGATTAAAGAAGCAAGTAGAAAACATTCGTTTACTCTTGACTACAATTCCGCCGGAAAACAAGACTAATAGTGGAGACACGCTGATCCCACAAGCTTGTGGAGAAATCAATTTTTCAGGGTTTTACTGCAACTTTGTATCACCCGAACGGAAGTAACAATTCTATTTCACTCCAACCATAACCCTTATCTATGCCAAGAACCTCTACCGAAAGACCTCAGCGCGACGTACATTCATTGACACTTCTGCTCAGGGAACGCCTGCAGAGCGGCCGCAACCTGGTATACTATGCCTCCGGAAGAAAAGTCAGGGATGCCTATTTCACACTGCCCTTCGACAACGTGGTTCTGGTGGATTACTGCTTTCCGCAAATTTTCCATATTGAAAAGAGGGTCATTACCATTGGCCTCACGGCACTCCAGGCCACAGCAGCTTTTAAGGAGGCGGACATCAGGTTTGACGCATTTGTGTGTAGCAATGAGGGGCTAAATGAAGGAGGCGGCTACTATCCTATCAATGGTAACTGGAGCATGGGCACTATCCTGCCTATCCTAAAGGACACGTACCTGCACATTGCCTGCCCAGGCTATTATGGCCGCACCCGTTGGCGTGAGAAGATGTTTAATTTGCCTCATCAGGTGTCTCTACTAAATGCTACCGATCCGGATTATCTAGACCCGTCCATTTTCTCGGAGTACAGCCGCTACGGCAAAGCAGCAGGTGTATGGCGCGTAACAAAGCAACCAGGCCTGGCTGTTTCGTTTAAAGCAGGCAACAGGACGGTCACCCTGCAGAGAAAGAACATCTGGGATGATTATGACAGACTGGATACCCTAATGGTGCGCTGCTCACCCGGTGAGGAAAGGCAACTGCAGCAAATAGTGCCGAAAGCAAAGCCTCTTTACCGTCCAAAGTACTACCGCGGCGACGAGCAGGACGCCAGCTTTGAGGCAATTCTACACTTTTGCAACTTGCACCGGGTAGGTAAACTGGGCCTTACACCCTGGCTGGGTGGCAACTATAACCGGTTTGTAAACTACCTCAAAGCCAACGAGGCTCGCTTTCCTTATCCGCAGGAGTTATACTTGTACCACCTGCACCACAATGATTATCAGCAATTATACCAACAGGCCGGCGAAATCACCAAAAAGGCACGTACGTTTGTGGAACTACCCTGACCTGCATCTATGAAGAAAAACATACTATACTTACATGGCTATAAGGGCTCTCTTACACCTTCCAAACAAATTATCCTGGAGGACTATGGTCATGTGGTAGCTCCTGCCATAGTGTATGATCATCCTGGCTACTTTAGAAAACTAACCGTTCTGGCGAGCAGTGCAGATATCATTATTGGATCCAGTTTTGGCGGGCACACAGCACACTTACTTTCCTTATTATACAATAAGCCAGCCCTTCTCTTTAATCCGGCTTTTGTAACTAAATCTCCTGTCCCTGACCTTAGCGGTTTGGCTATACCCAAAACTAAAACCAGCCATTCCAGCATTGTGCTGGGTAAACTGGACGATGTTATCATCTATAAAGACAACCTAAAGTTTGTAACCAATAATTTACACTTGGAAGATGTTAGAATAATAGAAGTTGATGATCTGGAACACCGCATTCCGGATGATGTCTTCGCTGAGCAGGTGGCCGTGTTTATGGAAGCCAGGACTTGACTACCTGTAAATCATCTAGGCAAATTAGGAAATGCCGGGTCGGTGGTGACAGCTTCAGCGGTTTGAAAGCCGCCATCTGTCTTTTCGGAACCTAAAAGATAAGCAGCCTGCCCGCCAATAGCCTTATCCACGCTAATGAACAGGGGCTCGGCTCTGAAGGAAGGGATTGGGATATTGCCTGGGCCTTAGGCCAATGCAGCCCCAAAAACTAAAAACTCATATTATCCCTGCACCCATCGCAGAGGTAAAATTTTGTTCTGTCAACGATGGTCCCTTTGCCCTTCGCGTCGTTCATAAAACAGGCGGTCACCTCAAAGGAACAGTGGTCAACTCCCAGCATATGGCCAACCTCATGTAAGACCACTTTTCTGAATCTGGCTTTCATCCTGAAACCGGACACAATGCCTTCATCACCCCCTAAAAATGCCAGGCCCATCACTCCCCAGTGAACATTTCCATCTTCTGTCTCAATGTCCTTTTCTGTTAATGCCAGCACCTTGTAATTATAGTGAAACAGGTCACCCGGATCCATGCCTTTAAGATGATCAAGGACGCGCAGGGCAACATATCTTTTCCGCCCTGAACAGTATGCCTCTTCGGGCAGTTTGTTTCCTCCAATATTCTTCACCCTGAATCCATAGAATTTCTCTATCACCCTGGCCGCATCTTTCACTTTCTCCGGTGAGACAGGTCCCATGGTGGTCAGGTAGAGAACCTTTTCCCTTTTATAAAAGACATCAAGTAAACCGGAGAGGCCTGGCTCTTTACAGGAGGTAAGGAAGGTAACAAATAGCAACACCAAGGGTAATAAATGCTTTATCACTATACTGTTTTGCAGTAATCTTTGAATATCAAGTTTCAAGGCAAATAAAATGGGAAACAACCTACCACCTAGGGTAAAGAATCACTAATCAGGTGTAATGAATTATTCCTGTTAAGATCAACAGGATCAGGGTGACTGTAACTAAAAGGCATCAAAACAACGCAAATCAAATGTTCGTCTTTCTCATTAAGGAGCACTTTTCACCCGTTCATTTCACCCCGTAATCAATAATCCCGTCTTTATTTGCCTTGTTTCAGATGGAGCAGGAAACTAAGATGAAAGGAAAAAACAATGTGCTAAAAGGAAAGGCACTAACCACCACAGGGGCTACCATTTTCTCCACCAAACCTAGATATTGAATCATTTATTTGCTTTGAAAGAAGAAACAAAGCACCTCGTTTACTGGCTTTTAAAACAAAGAATATCCTTCCAATTTAATGTGACCGCCCTGTAGGAACGTGATCTTTTAGTTGCCTAAAGTTCTGATTTAGTTAAAATTTCGTTTA is part of the Rufibacter tibetensis genome and harbors:
- a CDS encoding YqiA/YcfP family alpha/beta fold hydrolase, which produces MKKNILYLHGYKGSLTPSKQIILEDYGHVVAPAIVYDHPGYFRKLTVLASSADIIIGSSFGGHTAHLLSLLYNKPALLFNPAFVTKSPVPDLSGLAIPKTKTSHSSIVLGKLDDVIIYKDNLKFVTNNLHLEDVRIIEVDDLEHRIPDDVFAEQVAVFMEART
- a CDS encoding archaemetzincin yields the protein MKLDIQRLLQNSIVIKHLLPLVLLFVTFLTSCKEPGLSGLLDVFYKREKVLYLTTMGPVSPEKVKDAARVIEKFYGFRVKNIGGNKLPEEAYCSGRKRYVALRVLDHLKGMDPGDLFHYNYKVLALTEKDIETEDGNVHWGVMGLAFLGGDEGIVSGFRMKARFRKVVLHEVGHMLGVDHCSFEVTACFMNDAKGKGTIVDRTKFYLCDGCRDNMSF